The following proteins are co-located in the Flectobacillus major DSM 103 genome:
- a CDS encoding M48 family metallopeptidase has translation MNIEVSQNFKKMTTKAIFSIVLFIFVYLILVILAISVTFSCLAMAFLLIFGKPSLLTIGLGAGLAGFGGFILFFMIKFLFTSHKIDKSYLTEITQQQEPRLFEFIQHIVDEVETDFPKRIYLSTDVNACVFYDSSFWSMFFPIKKNLQIGLGLINSVSEQEFKAILAHEFGHFSQKSMKVGSYVYNVNKVIYNMLYDNQSFDKAILYWANMNGYFSFFIGLALRVIKAIQWVLKKMYDFINISYMALSREMEFHADAVATHVAGSLPLKESLLRLQLADYSYNSVLNFYEGKIANNIKSNNIFKEQQFVMNFLAKENDLPFKNNLPFVSENDLNKYNKSKLQIKDQWASHPSTEERIQAFEALNIVKSNSNNQSAMDLLRNTTTLEEQLTQKLFANVNYQEPATILAIEDFEKNYTEAFDKDSFPKKYNSYYDSKNPNYFEIDAVRANHNFSFDELFSNEKVDLIYEHIALINDQNALTQIALPASTIKTFDYDGQRYTAKEAENLSLQLNQVAENIKVQITENDKNIYAFFLAIAQQSNQENKLREKYLKFFEIDREYDTLMELYTKLINATDFIHVVTPFTQIYTNFNNITLLEEELKTEIHKLLENRCLETEITHVMRENFELYLSKKWDYFINDNYENDNLNIFFKAIHNFHYLVARNFLLIKIRLLNFQVYLLEQPLNEAYSTNI, from the coding sequence ATGAACATCGAAGTATCCCAAAATTTCAAGAAGATGACCACCAAAGCCATTTTCTCTATTGTATTGTTTATCTTTGTTTACCTAATTTTAGTCATTCTAGCGATTAGCGTTACCTTTTCGTGTTTGGCTATGGCTTTTTTGCTCATCTTCGGAAAACCCTCGCTCCTCACAATTGGGCTTGGAGCAGGACTAGCTGGCTTTGGGGGCTTCATTCTCTTTTTTATGATTAAGTTTCTTTTTACAAGCCATAAAATCGACAAAAGCTACCTGACAGAAATCACTCAACAACAAGAACCCCGCCTTTTCGAGTTTATCCAACATATTGTAGATGAAGTTGAAACCGATTTTCCTAAAAGAATTTACTTGTCGACCGATGTCAATGCCTGTGTTTTTTATGATTCTAGCTTTTGGAGTATGTTTTTCCCTATCAAGAAAAACCTACAAATAGGTTTGGGGCTTATCAATAGCGTATCTGAACAAGAGTTTAAGGCAATTTTGGCACATGAATTTGGCCATTTTTCACAAAAAAGCATGAAAGTAGGTAGTTATGTCTACAATGTAAATAAGGTAATTTATAATATGTTGTACGATAACCAATCTTTTGATAAGGCGATTTTGTACTGGGCAAATATGAATGGCTATTTTTCTTTTTTTATCGGCTTGGCTCTTAGGGTTATCAAGGCTATTCAGTGGGTACTCAAAAAAATGTACGATTTTATTAATATTAGCTATATGGCTCTTTCCCGAGAAATGGAGTTTCATGCCGATGCTGTAGCTACTCATGTGGCGGGTTCTTTGCCATTGAAAGAATCTTTACTAAGGCTACAACTAGCCGATTATTCGTACAATTCGGTACTCAATTTTTACGAAGGAAAAATTGCCAACAATATCAAGAGTAACAATATATTTAAAGAACAACAGTTTGTGATGAATTTTCTTGCCAAAGAAAACGATTTGCCTTTTAAGAACAACCTGCCTTTTGTGTCGGAAAATGACCTCAATAAATACAACAAATCAAAACTACAAATCAAAGACCAGTGGGCTTCGCACCCTAGTACCGAAGAACGTATACAGGCTTTTGAGGCACTTAATATTGTAAAAAGTAATTCTAACAATCAATCGGCCATGGATTTGTTGAGAAATACAACTACCCTCGAAGAACAACTAACCCAAAAGCTCTTTGCCAATGTCAATTACCAAGAACCTGCTACTATATTGGCTATCGAAGACTTTGAGAAAAACTATACCGAAGCTTTTGATAAAGACAGTTTTCCGAAAAAATATAATAGCTATTACGACAGTAAAAATCCTAATTATTTTGAGATAGACGCAGTAAGGGCTAACCACAATTTTTCGTTTGACGAACTATTCAGCAATGAAAAAGTAGATTTAATCTATGAACATATTGCCTTGATAAACGACCAAAATGCCTTGACGCAAATTGCCCTGCCAGCGTCTACTATCAAGACTTTTGACTATGACGGCCAAAGATATACCGCAAAAGAAGCTGAAAACCTGAGCTTGCAACTCAACCAAGTAGCCGAAAATATTAAAGTGCAAATTACAGAAAATGACAAAAATATTTATGCCTTTTTTCTGGCTATAGCTCAGCAAAGTAATCAGGAAAATAAATTACGAGAGAAGTATCTGAAGTTTTTTGAGATAGACCGCGAATATGATACCCTCATGGAACTATACACCAAACTTATCAATGCTACCGATTTTATTCATGTCGTAACGCCTTTTACACAAATCTATACCAACTTCAACAATATTACTTTATTGGAAGAAGAGCTAAAAACCGAAATCCACAAACTCTTGGAAAACCGTTGTTTAGAAACAGAAATCACCCACGTAATGCGGGAAAATTTTGAACTGTATTTATCAAAAAAATGGGACTATTTTATCAATGACAACTACGAAAATGATAATCTGAATATATTTTTTAAGGCCATCCATAATTTCCACTATTTAGTAGCTCGCAATTTTCTACTTATCAAAATCAGGTTGCTCAACTTTCAGGTGTATTTATTGGAACAACCCTTAAACGAGGCTTATAGTACAAACATTTAG
- a CDS encoding RHS repeat-associated core domain-containing protein yields the protein MRKHNSLSNTSTKITQANAYGVWGEDLPTLKYLNTPKINNFGYLNREFQSETGYTDLVNRQFDNIIGRFISQDPVIEGQEHLSLYQYGWNNPILRSDPDGDCPNCVTAGIGAGIGALIGGAIEAGTQLYHDGKVSNWSAVGGAALQGGITGGAAGFTGGASLLVTTSVSAGANVVGGAINNTIQGKEITAKSVAIDAAVGVIAGVGGKVLDKVVSKVQGSVASTETQTVSVTSAYKRPSGSVTAEQRASVQGKPCVDCGTKAPKMVADHKTPLVKEYYQTGTIDKIKMRSVDAVQPQCPTCSARQGAEMSKYSKEMKKANGL from the coding sequence ATACGAAAACATAATTCCCTATCCAATACCTCTACCAAGATTACACAAGCTAATGCCTACGGTGTTTGGGGAGAAGATTTACCAACTTTGAAATACCTTAATACGCCTAAAATAAACAACTTTGGATACTTAAACCGTGAATTTCAATCTGAAACAGGATATACAGATTTAGTAAATCGCCAATTTGATAATATCATTGGAAGATTCATTAGTCAAGACCCTGTAATAGAAGGACAAGAACATTTATCTTTGTATCAATATGGGTGGAATAATCCGATTTTACGATCTGACCCTGATGGTGATTGTCCCAATTGTGTAACGGCTGGAATTGGAGCAGGTATAGGGGCGTTGATAGGCGGAGCAATAGAAGCAGGAACACAACTTTACCACGATGGAAAAGTATCAAATTGGTCTGCCGTAGGTGGTGCAGCTTTACAAGGAGGCATTACAGGAGGAGCAGCAGGGTTTACGGGTGGGGCAAGTTTATTGGTTACGACCAGCGTATCGGCAGGAGCGAATGTAGTAGGTGGTGCAATTAACAATACGATACAAGGCAAAGAAATAACTGCAAAATCAGTTGCGATTGATGCGGCAGTTGGTGTAATTGCTGGCGTAGGTGGTAAAGTCCTAGATAAGGTCGTAAGTAAAGTACAAGGGAGTGTTGCTAGTACAGAAACTCAAACAGTTAGCGTAACATCTGCATACAAAAGACCATCAGGGTCAGTTACAGCAGAGCAACGAGCATCTGTTCAAGGCAAGCCCTGTGTTGACTGCGGTACAAAAGCACCTAAAATGGTTGCAGACCATAAAACTCCGCTTGTTAAAGAATACTACCAAACAGGTACAATAGACAAAATAAAAATGAGGAGTGTTGATGCAGTACAGCCACAATGTCCTACCTGTTCAGCGAGACAAGGGGCTGAAATGTCCAAATATTCTAAAGAAATGAAAAAAGCAAATGGTTTGTAA
- a CDS encoding dienelactone hydrolase family protein, whose protein sequence is MHKFLLFFNVVVISLIGYFTKPKVNEPLEAITVCHTTTTDGMAQFANDPTFVALHPTPLPLKFEALGQQITFPTADGATAGAYFVKAKKKSNKWLFVYQEWWGLNDHIKHQADVFYNDLGGNVNVLALDMYDGKSTSDPKEAGKLMQSVVESRLEAIVNGGVAYAGPKAQIANVGWCFGGSWSLKSALLGGKQTIGSVMYYGMPVKDVEKLKTLNTDVLGLFATEQYISKQVIEEFATNMKTAGKKLDYKIFDAVHGFSNPSNPKYDEAASKEAYTMAITYLKGKYKL, encoded by the coding sequence ATGCACAAATTTTTGTTATTCTTCAATGTGGTGGTAATTAGCTTGATTGGCTATTTCACTAAGCCCAAAGTAAATGAGCCACTAGAGGCTATTACGGTTTGCCACACTACTACTACCGACGGTATGGCTCAGTTTGCCAACGACCCTACGTTTGTGGCTTTGCACCCTACGCCACTGCCCTTGAAGTTTGAGGCTTTGGGACAACAAATTACCTTTCCTACTGCCGACGGGGCTACTGCTGGAGCTTATTTTGTAAAAGCTAAAAAGAAATCTAACAAATGGCTATTTGTTTACCAAGAATGGTGGGGACTCAATGACCATATCAAACACCAAGCCGATGTTTTCTACAACGATTTGGGTGGTAATGTCAATGTATTGGCTTTAGATATGTACGACGGAAAGTCAACCTCTGACCCTAAAGAAGCAGGCAAATTGATGCAGAGCGTTGTTGAAAGTCGCTTAGAGGCTATTGTTAATGGCGGGGTCGCATACGCTGGGCCCAAAGCACAAATTGCCAATGTGGGTTGGTGCTTTGGCGGTAGCTGGTCATTAAAATCGGCTCTTTTGGGGGGCAAACAAACCATTGGTTCTGTAATGTATTATGGTATGCCTGTAAAAGATGTAGAAAAACTCAAAACGCTTAATACTGATGTTTTGGGTCTTTTTGCTACTGAACAATATATCTCAAAACAGGTTATCGAAGAATTTGCTACCAATATGAAAACAGCAGGTAAGAAACTTGATTACAAGATTTTTGATGCTGTTCATGGTTTTTCAAACCCAAGTAACCCCAAATACGACGAAGCTGCTAGTAAAGAAGCATATACAATGGCTATTACTTATTTGAAGGGTAAGTACAAATTATAA
- a CDS encoding RHS repeat domain-containing protein, with product MKKDLNKGIDSIKYNYLKLVNRIKFSNGTWVNYQYDANGKKIKKVTSQGITTDYIANKIYENGNLYQTSHDEGRIVNGIYEYNITDHLGNLRVSLKDSAGIAVPLQSLFYDPWGLSMKGMAITRNPTNFNKFQFLNRETQFETGYIDLIHRQFDPSIARFTSQDPVIEGQEHLSLYQYSWNNPILKSDPDGEYPGEGLWNKFKNWLNGTPSESNKIIGQIYSNTAYNGHTRNPQTNQQIVVDAIASSIQVIGQEQRGGLGMTRAALTQTPRRTVPSARAAAVAHAENLRNNSTKPLPTVTGAAVDVSTGKVVVQVSGKPNPTALNPVLQSTAPNPSLEPWSICNCGETKAVNVLVNEGSSIFNIKYHAVRTKTGESMAPCRNCQETLQNATHEKHD from the coding sequence TTGAAAAAAGACTTAAACAAAGGAATTGATAGTATCAAATACAATTATCTCAAATTAGTCAATCGAATTAAGTTTAGCAACGGAACTTGGGTAAACTATCAATATGATGCCAATGGAAAGAAAATCAAAAAGGTTACTTCTCAAGGAATAACAACCGATTATATTGCCAATAAAATTTATGAGAATGGTAATCTATATCAAACCTCTCACGACGAAGGACGAATTGTCAATGGTATTTATGAATATAATATCACAGACCACTTAGGTAATCTAAGAGTATCACTCAAAGACTCCGCAGGTATAGCCGTACCTCTTCAAAGCCTATTCTACGACCCTTGGGGTTTGTCGATGAAAGGGATGGCAATTACACGAAATCCTACTAATTTCAATAAATTCCAATTCCTAAATAGGGAAACGCAATTTGAAACAGGATATATAGACTTGATTCACAGACAATTTGACCCTTCTATTGCAAGATTCACAAGTCAAGACCCTGTAATAGAAGGACAAGAACACTTATCTTTATATCAATATAGTTGGAATAATCCGATTCTTAAATCTGACCCTGATGGTGAGTATCCAGGGGAAGGTCTTTGGAATAAATTTAAGAATTGGTTAAATGGTACTCCATCAGAATCTAATAAAATAATAGGTCAAATATACAGTAATACTGCTTATAATGGTCATACAAGAAACCCTCAAACAAATCAACAAATAGTAGTAGATGCTATCGCATCATCAATACAAGTAATTGGTCAAGAGCAGCGAGGAGGATTAGGTATGACAAGAGCAGCACTGACACAAACTCCAAGACGAACTGTACCATCAGCAAGAGCTGCTGCTGTAGCACATGCTGAAAATTTAAGAAATAATTCAACAAAACCTTTACCAACAGTTACAGGAGCTGCAGTGGATGTAAGTACGGGAAAAGTAGTAGTCCAAGTTAGTGGTAAACCAAACCCAACAGCTTTAAATCCCGTGTTGCAATCAACAGCTCCAAATCCAAGTTTAGAACCTTGGTCTATTTGTAATTGTGGAGAGACAAAAGCAGTAAATGTTTTGGTTAATGAAGGTTCATCAATTTTCAATATTAAGTACCATGCTGTAAGAACTAAAACAGGAGAATCAATGGCACCTTGTCGTAATTGCCAAGAGACTCTCCAAAACGCAACACATGAAAAACATGATTAA
- a CDS encoding immunity protein Imm33 domain-containing protein, with the protein MDIQDLQKEVCLKYGAPFYYSETSLKLGIAPNVKLGILPINGLRIEPEGDTVGWYIWAGEELSNEPDFFQPLHVEHIKEWIPDVEKYLGLPPGWRFLIAGDYEDVWFDESILN; encoded by the coding sequence ATGGATATACAAGACTTACAAAAAGAGGTTTGCCTCAAATATGGAGCACCTTTTTACTATTCTGAAACTTCTTTAAAGTTAGGAATTGCACCTAATGTAAAGTTAGGCATATTGCCAATTAACGGACTAAGAATAGAACCAGAAGGTGATACCGTTGGGTGGTATATTTGGGCTGGCGAGGAGTTGTCCAATGAGCCTGATTTTTTTCAACCACTACATGTTGAACACATAAAAGAGTGGATTCCAGACGTGGAAAAATATTTAGGACTTCCCCCTGGTTGGCGTTTTTTAATAGCAGGTGATTATGAAGATGTTTGGTTTGACGAAAGCATTCTTAACTAA
- a CDS encoding RHS repeat domain-containing protein, whose protein sequence is MNYTYNTNSNKILKVDDVSGEESSFKDVSGNDYTYWQDGSLKSDNNKGISIIEYNYLKLPKRIVKGSTTILYQYDATGRKLKETIGSDITDYSANKIYKNAILYQISHDEGRIVNGEYEYNITDHLGNLRVAFKDSLGIAKITQANAYGVWGEDLPTLSFRSTSNLNNFKFTGKESLQGTGYIDFGARWYDNIVPRFITIDPLAEKMRRWSPYNYAFDNPLRFIDPDGMSPENPFKILSKHTGAQSVQAPFKQAVGTSKEIFTVKLGTQLFGAGKEIKLGELGTAKAEFSLYPVELSTTTKEVKSEMNAFKIGLGITTKGGDFSKEFKAGTYSTTIGKQGAISEENISSSNSIANGDASYNTTDKSLAIGIKLGTFAASIEANLEKVQETLTNTLIGFGNLLSETFTDFTKNQFDSSKEAIDKKRYIQNIKKQ, encoded by the coding sequence TTGAACTATACTTATAATACCAACTCCAACAAAATACTAAAGGTCGATGATGTTTCAGGAGAAGAGTCAAGTTTCAAAGATGTTTCAGGGAATGATTACACCTACTGGCAAGATGGCTCTTTAAAATCAGACAATAATAAAGGTATTTCAATCATTGAATACAACTATTTGAAGTTACCTAAAAGAATCGTAAAAGGCTCAACTACGATTTTATACCAATACGATGCCACAGGTAGAAAATTAAAAGAAACGATTGGTTCTGATATTACCGATTATTCAGCCAATAAGATTTATAAAAATGCTATCTTGTATCAGATTTCACACGATGAGGGTAGAATCGTAAACGGTGAATATGAATACAATATCACAGACCATCTAGGCAATCTAAGAGTAGCCTTCAAAGATTCACTAGGAATCGCCAAGATTACACAAGCTAATGCCTACGGTGTTTGGGGGGAAGATTTACCAACTTTGAGTTTTAGAAGTACCTCGAACTTGAATAATTTTAAGTTTACAGGTAAGGAAAGCTTACAAGGAACTGGCTACATAGATTTTGGAGCAAGATGGTATGATAATATTGTGCCTCGCTTTATCACTATTGACCCACTGGCAGAGAAAATGAGAAGATGGTCACCTTATAATTATGCTTTTGATAATCCGCTAAGGTTTATTGATCCTGATGGGATGAGTCCAGAAAATCCATTTAAAATTTTGAGTAAACATACTGGTGCACAATCAGTTCAAGCTCCATTTAAACAAGCTGTAGGTACTTCTAAAGAAATTTTTACAGTTAAACTAGGAACTCAATTATTTGGAGCAGGAAAGGAAATAAAATTAGGAGAATTAGGTACAGCAAAAGCAGAGTTTTCTTTATACCCTGTTGAGTTATCCACAACTACAAAAGAGGTTAAGAGTGAAATGAATGCCTTTAAAATTGGTTTAGGAATTACTACCAAAGGGGGAGATTTTTCTAAAGAGTTTAAAGCAGGAACCTATTCAACTACTATAGGAAAACAAGGAGCAATTTCTGAAGAAAACATCTCTAGTAGTAATTCTATTGCTAATGGTGATGCAAGTTATAATACAACTGATAAATCTTTGGCAATAGGTATAAAGCTTGGTACATTTGCAGCTAGCATAGAAGCAAATCTTGAAAAAGTACAAGAAACATTAACTAATACATTGATAGGCTTTGGCAATCTGTTATCTGAGACATTTACAGATTTTACCAAAAATCAGTTTGATTCGTCGAAAGAAGCAATAGACAAAAAAAGATACATACAAAACATTAAAAAACAATAG
- a CDS encoding RHS repeat domain-containing protein, with protein MVQNGVTTLYQYDATGKKLKETIGSDITDYSANKIYKNNTLYQISHDEGRIVNGEYEYNITDHLGNLRVAFKDSLGIAKITQANAYGVWGEDLPTLSYQNTPNLNNFKFTGKEFESLTGLNDFGWRQQDPILGIMWGIDALGEDFKHLTPFNYVENNPISKTDPDGNASEYVTTQYIDPNGNTIINTNDGRNDVFVVHWDKLKNFRNNVNSALPEITNSIGWNDYWRSESRLLIPSSLIDMHHSQAAIDKLIKYALSNNGGDMFDYVFEEIKAQWQTLELVVGGLSAGFGGYTMLGTKSVKSLKGNVANNFKRFLSKVPSNSKSNASYKMLDDGSFIFEATSPGKVPGSKAIYQKWVNSEGETVKMLKTTVAPDGSIIHVKPKK; from the coding sequence GTGGTACAAAATGGCGTAACTACGTTGTATCAATACGATGCCACAGGCAAAAAATTAAAAGAAACCATTGGTTCTGATATTACCGATTATTCAGCCAATAAGATTTATAAAAACAATACCTTATATCAGATTTCACACGACGAAGGTAGAATCGTAAACGGAGAATACGAGTATAATATCACTGACCACTTAGGCAATCTAAGAGTAGCCTTCAAAGATTCACTAGGAATCGCCAAGATTACACAAGCTAATGCCTACGGTGTTTGGGGTGAAGATTTACCAACTTTGAGTTATCAAAATACCCCGAACTTAAATAATTTTAAGTTTACAGGTAAGGAATTTGAATCTCTAACAGGATTAAATGATTTCGGGTGGAGGCAACAAGATCCTATTTTGGGAATAATGTGGGGGATTGATGCACTAGGGGAAGATTTTAAACATCTAACACCATTTAATTATGTAGAGAATAACCCTATTTCTAAGACTGACCCCGATGGAAATGCCTCAGAATATGTTACAACTCAATATATAGACCCTAATGGAAATACTATCATTAATACTAATGATGGTAGAAATGATGTATTTGTTGTACATTGGGACAAGCTGAAAAATTTCAGAAATAATGTAAACAGTGCTTTACCTGAAATTACTAATTCGATTGGCTGGAATGACTATTGGCGTAGTGAAAGTAGATTACTGATACCAAGTTCATTGATAGATATGCACCATTCACAAGCAGCCATAGACAAGTTAATCAAATATGCACTCTCAAATAATGGCGGAGATATGTTTGATTATGTTTTTGAAGAGATAAAAGCTCAATGGCAGACTCTTGAGTTAGTGGTAGGTGGACTGAGTGCTGGATTTGGAGGTTATACTATGTTGGGAACAAAATCTGTAAAGTCATTAAAGGGAAATGTAGCCAATAACTTTAAACGATTTTTAAGTAAAGTTCCATCTAATTCAAAATCAAACGCTTCTTACAAAATGTTGGATGATGGAAGTTTCATATTTGAAGCAACCTCACCAGGAAAAGTACCCGGATCAAAAGCAATTTATCAAAAATGGGTAAATTCAGAAGGCGAAACCGTAAAAATGTTAAAAACCACAGTAGCTCCAGATGGTAGTATTATTCATGTAAAACCAAAAAAGTAA
- a CDS encoding RHS repeat domain-containing protein: MNLQIVKPSLLRYNVVGLAFVVKQRFEYNITDHLGNLGIAKITQANAYGVWGEDLPTLSYQNTSNLNNFKFTGKESLQGTGYTDFGARWYDNIVPRFITIDPLAEKNHFESGYVYIHNSPLKYIDLDGRDGVLIVFPDYKISTPVGKVGGLGHAGVLLIDNKTGLTKYYEYGRYDNEGKGYARTVSVSNVKIGKDGKPTEASLNKVLGQISKKSGNGTRIEGAYVESDNFDAMNNYASGKVKEKDDPKRKSYNLANNNCGTFACDVLNQDPNVKDQSPSISDPRPNSIVQEYQGTYGTVEYNPKTGGTKETVDKSRYQEILDKMKSYFKQ, encoded by the coding sequence ATGAATTTGCAAATCGTCAAGCCAAGTTTGCTACGCTATAACGTAGTGGGCTTGGCTTTTGTGGTAAAACAACGTTTTGAATACAATATCACAGACCATTTAGGCAATCTAGGCATAGCCAAGATTACACAAGCTAATGCCTACGGTGTTTGGGGGGAAGATTTACCGACTTTGAGTTATCAAAATACCTCGAACTTGAATAATTTTAAGTTTACAGGAAAGGAAAGCTTACAAGGAACTGGTTATACAGATTTTGGAGCACGATGGTATGATAATATTGTGCCTAGATTTATCACGATTGACCCGTTGGCTGAAAAAAATCACTTTGAAAGTGGTTACGTTTATATTCATAACAGCCCTTTAAAATACATAGACCTCGATGGTAGAGATGGTGTTTTGATTGTTTTTCCCGACTACAAAATATCAACACCAGTAGGGAAAGTAGGTGGATTAGGTCACGCAGGAGTACTTCTGATAGATAATAAAACAGGTCTTACAAAATACTATGAGTATGGTCGTTACGATAATGAAGGCAAAGGTTATGCAAGAACTGTTTCGGTTTCAAATGTCAAAATCGGGAAAGACGGTAAGCCAACAGAGGCATCTCTAAATAAAGTATTAGGTCAAATTTCAAAGAAATCTGGTAATGGGACAAGAATAGAAGGTGCTTACGTTGAAAGTGACAATTTTGATGCTATGAATAATTACGCATCTGGAAAGGTAAAAGAAAAAGATGACCCTAAAAGGAAATCATATAATTTGGCAAATAATAACTGTGGCACTTTCGCATGTGATGTACTCAACCAAGATCCCAACGTAAAAGACCAATCCCCATCAATAAGCGACCCAAGACCCAACAGCATTGTACAAGAATATCAAGGCACTTATGGGACAGTAGAATACAATCCAAAAACAGGTGGAACAAAAGAAACTGTTGATAAATCTCGTTATCAAGAAATTTTAGATAAAATGAAATCATATTTTAAGCAATAG
- a CDS encoding SUKH-3 domain-containing protein translates to MKNMINKTILKKLEWTPNRKINIDPIKNHLIDKGYFWFEKVNVFLEEFVFLKTEQMHFDVLKAERDIDSSWILKEYSQRLENVELCIIGQAYNDHLTLFMDSFGKIYGGYDESLYFIGDSYETAIENIYFNQELIEL, encoded by the coding sequence ATGAAAAACATGATTAATAAAACAATTCTAAAAAAATTAGAGTGGACTCCAAACAGAAAAATAAATATTGATCCCATTAAAAATCACCTAATTGATAAGGGATATTTTTGGTTTGAGAAAGTAAATGTTTTCTTAGAAGAATTTGTTTTTTTGAAAACAGAACAAATGCACTTTGATGTTCTGAAAGCAGAGAGAGATATTGACTCTTCATGGATTCTTAAAGAGTATTCTCAGCGGTTAGAAAATGTAGAGTTGTGTATAATTGGTCAAGCATATAACGACCATCTGACTCTTTTTATGGACTCATTTGGTAAAATTTATGGTGGATATGATGAGTCTTTATATTTTATTGGAGACTCGTATGAAACAGCCATTGAAAATATATATTTTAATCAAGAATTGATTGAATTGTAA